A single region of the Chloroflexi bacterium ADurb.Bin180 genome encodes:
- a CDS encoding hypothetical protein (Formiminotransferase domain, N-terminal subdomain), with the protein MASLLECALNFSEGRRQDVIQAIVGAVQGARLLDVSSDADHNRTVVSFVGSPQEAAAAALAVSARAIELIDMNVHRGAHPRMGAVDVIPFVPLGEATMEQAVATARQVGQELGARLQLPVYLYEAAASRPERRNLADVRHGEYEGLAEKMADPAWKPDYGPAHPHPTAGAVAVGARIFLVAYNVNLSTPDVSIAKTIARTLRAKTGGLQNVKALGVMLQERNIAQVTMNVVDPFQTPLYRVLELVRMEAARYGVSVVGSEVIGLLPLTVLLESARYYLQLEGFRDDQVLEARLWEKVE; encoded by the coding sequence ATGGCCTCGCTGCTCGAATGTGCTCTCAACTTTTCCGAAGGACGCCGCCAGGATGTGATTCAAGCTATCGTGGGTGCCGTGCAGGGCGCGCGCCTGTTGGACGTTTCGTCTGACGCCGACCACAACCGCACCGTGGTCAGCTTTGTGGGCAGCCCGCAGGAGGCTGCTGCCGCCGCCCTGGCGGTGAGCGCCAGGGCCATCGAACTCATCGACATGAACGTGCATCGCGGCGCTCACCCGCGTATGGGAGCGGTCGATGTTATCCCCTTTGTGCCCCTGGGCGAGGCAACCATGGAGCAGGCCGTGGCCACGGCGAGGCAGGTGGGGCAGGAGCTGGGCGCCAGGCTGCAACTGCCGGTGTACCTCTATGAAGCGGCCGCCAGCCGACCGGAGCGGCGGAATCTGGCCGACGTTCGCCACGGCGAGTACGAGGGTCTGGCTGAGAAAATGGCCGACCCCGCCTGGAAGCCGGACTATGGGCCGGCGCACCCTCACCCAACGGCAGGCGCGGTGGCCGTCGGGGCGCGCATCTTTCTGGTGGCCTACAACGTGAACCTCTCCACGCCCGACGTCAGCATTGCCAAGACCATTGCCCGGACGCTGCGGGCCAAGACGGGCGGTCTGCAGAACGTCAAGGCGCTGGGCGTGATGCTGCAGGAACGGAATATCGCCCAGGTGACGATGAACGTGGTCGATCCCTTTCAGACACCGCTGTACCGCGTGCTGGAGCTGGTACGGATGGAGGCAGCCAGGTACGGCGTGAGCGTGGTCGGGAGTGAGGTCATCGGACTGCTTCCTCTCACCGTGCTGCTGGAATCAGCGCGTTACTATCTCCAGTTAGAAGGTTTCCGCGACGACCAGGTGCTGGAGGCCAGGTTATGGGAGAAAGTCGAGTAG
- the glgA gene encoding Glycogen synthase has protein sequence MTNGRPLKVLFLSAEVVPFAKTGGLADVAGSLPKAIHSLGHDIRLVMPRYGRIDPGKFELKQILPAFPIPMDKQTEEVSILEGQLAADIPVYFVENAKYFDRDGIYMYPDDAERFILFCRSALETTQRLGWCPDVIHCNDWHTAIVPNWLKTLYHDDPFFAHTASVYTIHNLAYQGVFGYRVLEIAGIAEYGFMYHPEMADLAEVVDFMARGIYFADAISTVSETYAKEILTPQFGEKLDPVLRARSDRLFGILNGIDYEVNNPATDPLIAQTFDVDHLDQRAKNKAALQQEAGLQLDAAAPLLGIISRLTDQKGFDILGNVIDHLLDLGVQIIVLGTGDPHYHEMFSRLPQTYPGRAAVFLTFNAPLAQKIYAGSDVFLMPSRFEPCGLGQMLAMRYGSVPVVRATGGLADTVKDWDPNTSMGNGFSFERYDRWALFGAIVRALENYRYHDSWKKLQINGMTSDFSWQASAKKYIDLYERARINQAAERAATEQKAAEG, from the coding sequence ATGACTAACGGTCGTCCGCTCAAGGTCCTGTTTCTGTCCGCAGAGGTCGTACCTTTCGCCAAGACCGGCGGTCTGGCAGACGTAGCCGGCTCGTTGCCCAAGGCCATTCATTCGCTGGGCCATGACATCCGGCTGGTTATGCCCCGTTACGGCCGCATCGACCCGGGCAAGTTTGAGCTCAAACAAATCCTCCCCGCTTTTCCTATCCCGATGGACAAGCAGACCGAAGAAGTATCAATCCTGGAGGGCCAGCTCGCTGCTGACATCCCGGTCTACTTTGTCGAAAATGCCAAGTACTTTGACCGCGACGGTATCTATATGTACCCGGACGACGCGGAGCGATTCATCCTCTTCTGCCGCAGCGCGTTGGAGACAACCCAGCGCCTGGGTTGGTGCCCTGACGTAATCCACTGCAACGACTGGCACACCGCCATCGTACCGAACTGGCTCAAGACCCTCTATCACGATGATCCCTTCTTTGCCCATACGGCTTCGGTCTACACCATTCACAACCTGGCCTACCAGGGCGTGTTCGGCTACCGGGTCCTGGAGATCGCCGGCATCGCCGAGTACGGGTTTATGTACCATCCCGAGATGGCCGACCTGGCCGAAGTGGTCGACTTTATGGCGCGGGGCATCTACTTTGCCGACGCTATCAGCACTGTCTCCGAAACCTACGCCAAAGAGATCCTGACCCCGCAGTTCGGTGAGAAACTCGATCCGGTTCTGCGCGCGCGGAGCGACCGTTTGTTCGGCATCCTGAACGGCATCGATTATGAGGTGAACAACCCGGCCACTGACCCGCTTATCGCTCAGACCTTTGACGTCGACCACCTCGACCAGCGGGCCAAGAACAAGGCGGCCCTGCAGCAGGAAGCCGGGCTGCAGCTCGACGCGGCGGCACCTCTGCTGGGGATCATCTCTCGGCTGACCGATCAGAAGGGCTTTGACATCCTGGGCAACGTGATCGATCACCTGCTGGACCTGGGCGTGCAGATCATCGTGCTCGGCACGGGAGACCCACATTATCACGAGATGTTCTCTCGCCTGCCGCAGACCTATCCGGGGAGGGCCGCCGTGTTCCTGACCTTCAATGCTCCCCTTGCCCAAAAGATCTACGCCGGAAGCGATGTGTTCCTGATGCCCTCGCGGTTTGAGCCGTGCGGCCTGGGACAGATGTTGGCCATGCGTTACGGCAGTGTGCCCGTGGTTCGCGCTACGGGGGGACTGGCTGACACGGTCAAGGACTGGGATCCCAACACCAGTATGGGCAACGGCTTCTCCTTTGAACGGTACGATCGTTGGGCCCTCTTTGGCGCCATCGTCCGTGCCCTGGAGAACTATCGCTACCACGACAGTTGGAAAAAGCTGCAGATCAATGGCATGACGTCCGACTTTTCCTGGCAGGCCTCGGCGAAAAAGTACATCGACCTCTACGAGCGGGCCAGGATCAACCAGGCTGCCGAACGAGCAGCAACTGAGCAGAAGGCTGCCGAAGGATAG
- the coaE gene encoding Dephospho-CoA kinase: MVHDQTQAANRGTIVIGLTGAIATGKSTVAAMLANLGACIIDADALSRLVMQPGAPTFDQVVQEFGPEILTEDGKIDRAKLGARVFADAAALSRLEAIVHPAILAEAETQLRAGVARGCQVVVLEAIKLLESGLHRRCSEVWVVTAPREQQVQRLIETRSLPRAEAELRVDAQPAPESRFPLATVIIDNSGRPEQTREAVEREWRRISVSLPPSPTDGGQMNLRKWIDTHPGFTMWAALAVGMVLIFWFTSGDAGMRLSQRLFVALVCVLLAGLCTWIVNWE, translated from the coding sequence ATGGTGCATGACCAAACCCAGGCAGCGAACCGAGGCACAATCGTCATCGGACTGACCGGCGCCATCGCCACCGGCAAGAGCACCGTGGCCGCGATGCTGGCCAATCTGGGAGCCTGCATAATCGACGCCGATGCCCTGTCTCGCCTGGTGATGCAGCCTGGGGCGCCAACCTTCGACCAGGTGGTGCAAGAGTTCGGCCCCGAGATTCTGACCGAGGACGGCAAGATCGACCGGGCCAAGCTCGGCGCCCGGGTCTTTGCCGATGCAGCAGCCCTGTCGAGGCTGGAGGCCATCGTCCACCCCGCCATACTGGCCGAAGCGGAGACGCAGCTGCGTGCCGGCGTGGCCCGTGGATGCCAGGTAGTCGTACTGGAAGCGATCAAGCTCCTCGAATCGGGCCTGCATCGGCGGTGTAGTGAGGTCTGGGTGGTCACCGCCCCCCGCGAACAGCAAGTGCAGCGGTTGATCGAGACCCGTTCGCTCCCCCGCGCCGAGGCCGAGCTCAGGGTCGATGCCCAGCCTGCTCCGGAGAGCCGGTTCCCTCTGGCCACGGTGATCATCGACAACTCGGGCCGTCCGGAGCAGACACGGGAAGCAGTCGAACGCGAGTGGCGCCGCATCTCGGTGAGCTTGCCCCCTAGCCCAACTGATGGAGGTCAAATGAACCTGCGCAAGTGGATAGACACTCATCCCGGATTCACCATGTGGGCCGCTCTCGCGGTGGGCATGGTGCTCATCTTCTGGTTCACCTCGGGAGACGCTGGCATGCGTCTCTCACAGCGCCTGTTCGTCGCCCTGGTCTGCGTCCTCTTGGCCGGCCTGTGCACCTGGATCGTCAACTGGGAGTAA
- the murE gene encoding UDP-N-acetylmuramoyl-L-alanyl-D-glutamate--L-lysine ligase: MKLSELLAGLPPSSLAGVPSGGVDVEVSDITSDSRRVEPRSLFVAVPGLERDGHLFVPDALRRGAVAIVGQRPAAEVGTGAIPYVWVRDSREALAWLSAAWHGFPARQMRIIGVTGTDGKTTTVSLIAAVLQAAGKSVGWISTVDARIGSELVDTGFHTTTPDSPEVQRFLAQMVAAGTEVAVVEATSHGLAQHRVTGCEFDVAVVTNITREHLDYHHSFEEYRDAKALLFSGLETSYRKEEVPKWAIVNADDPSAEYLLARSPRNRLTYGLNQPGDITARAIRLPAEGISFEAVAPGACFEVTSSLKGRFNVYNILAAVAVGVSQGVSPRAIQEGIRSVKGILGRMERIDKGQDFDVIIDFAHTPNALDNALRTVRELTRGRVIVVFGCAGLRDHSKRRPMGQIAARLADCVVLTAEDPRTEDVNAIIAESAAGCEAEGKQEGQGYWRIPDRQEAIDRAVAMARAGDLVIITGKGHERSMCFGSTEFPWSDHDAARKALQARLGRSIPFSR, encoded by the coding sequence ATGAAGCTCTCTGAGCTGTTGGCCGGGCTGCCTCCTTCGTCGCTGGCGGGCGTGCCTTCCGGCGGCGTCGACGTTGAGGTCTCGGACATCACCAGCGATTCGCGTCGGGTCGAGCCGAGAAGTCTCTTCGTGGCCGTCCCTGGTCTTGAGCGGGACGGCCATCTTTTTGTCCCCGACGCCCTCCGGCGAGGCGCAGTTGCCATTGTTGGCCAGAGACCGGCGGCTGAAGTCGGCACAGGTGCAATCCCCTACGTCTGGGTGCGCGACTCTCGCGAGGCTCTGGCCTGGCTCTCTGCCGCGTGGCACGGCTTTCCCGCGCGCCAGATGCGCATAATCGGCGTCACCGGCACCGACGGCAAGACCACCACGGTGAGCTTGATCGCCGCCGTCCTGCAGGCCGCAGGCAAATCGGTCGGCTGGATCAGCACCGTCGACGCCCGTATTGGCAGCGAGCTAGTCGACACGGGTTTTCACACCACCACGCCAGATTCCCCTGAGGTGCAGCGTTTTCTGGCACAGATGGTTGCGGCTGGTACGGAGGTAGCAGTCGTGGAAGCCACATCCCACGGCCTGGCCCAGCACCGGGTGACTGGCTGCGAATTCGATGTGGCTGTGGTCACCAACATTACCCGCGAACATCTGGACTATCACCACTCCTTTGAGGAGTATCGCGACGCCAAGGCGCTGCTCTTCTCCGGCCTGGAGACCTCCTATCGCAAGGAGGAAGTGCCCAAATGGGCCATAGTCAACGCCGATGATCCTTCGGCCGAGTATCTCCTGGCACGCTCCCCCAGGAACCGTTTGACCTACGGTCTGAACCAACCTGGCGACATCACTGCCAGGGCAATTCGCCTGCCAGCCGAGGGCATCTCCTTCGAGGCTGTGGCCCCTGGCGCATGCTTTGAGGTCACCTCATCTCTCAAGGGGCGCTTTAACGTCTACAACATCCTGGCGGCCGTTGCCGTTGGTGTGTCACAGGGTGTCTCGCCCCGGGCAATACAGGAGGGCATCCGCTCCGTGAAGGGCATCCTCGGGAGGATGGAGCGGATCGACAAGGGCCAGGATTTTGACGTGATCATCGACTTTGCGCACACACCCAATGCACTGGACAACGCGCTCAGGACGGTGCGTGAGCTGACCCGGGGCAGGGTGATCGTCGTCTTTGGCTGCGCTGGTCTGCGCGACCACAGCAAACGCCGACCGATGGGCCAGATCGCCGCCCGCCTGGCCGATTGCGTGGTCCTCACCGCTGAGGACCCGCGCACAGAGGACGTCAACGCCATTATCGCTGAGAGCGCCGCCGGGTGCGAGGCAGAGGGCAAGCAAGAGGGCCAGGGCTACTGGCGAATTCCCGACCGCCAGGAAGCCATCGACCGCGCCGTGGCCATGGCGCGCGCCGGTGATCTGGTGATCATCACCGGCAAGGGACACGAGCGGTCAATGTGTTTTGGCTCGACCGAGTTTCCCTGGAGCGATCACGACGCAGCGCGCAAAGCATTGCAGGCACGACTGGGCCGCAGCATTCCGTTCTCCCGCTGA
- the comM gene encoding Competence protein ComM produces the protein MLSKVTSLAVIGLDGAAIQVEVDISRGLPNFVLVGLPDAAVQESRERVRAAIKNSGASFPDQRITVNLAPADLRKAGPAYDLPIAVGVLAASQQVWPDLQGAVFVGELSLDGSVRHTTGVLPMISVAREQGYARAFVPAEDAPEASLVAGIEIIPVRNLHELVGHLQGLSLIPPYQSRFDAQVLGQVSYATDFGDIKGQEHVKRALEVAAAGGHCVLMSGPPGAGKTLLARAIPSILPRLTIDEALEITKIYSVSGMLPSDRPLVTERPFRSPHHTTSHVGLVGGGVWPHPGEISLAHRGVLFLDEMPEFGLHVLEVLRQPLEDKVVTISRASGTLTFPANFMLVGAMNPCPCGYYGDPVKQCTCSATMISRYAKRLSGPLLDRIDIHVEVPRVDYDKLTDERLGEPSAAIRERIEKARQVQRERFAGLRDETRRALVLVNADMGPAEVREVCRLDEAGKNLVRAAMSQLGMSARAFHRILKLSRTIADLDGATDIRSQHLAEAIQYRPRRQA, from the coding sequence ATGCTCTCCAAGGTGACCAGTCTGGCGGTGATCGGTCTGGATGGCGCAGCCATTCAGGTGGAAGTGGACATCTCGCGAGGGCTGCCCAACTTTGTCCTGGTCGGATTGCCCGACGCAGCGGTACAGGAATCGCGAGAGCGAGTGCGCGCGGCGATCAAGAACTCGGGGGCGAGCTTTCCTGACCAGCGCATCACGGTGAATCTGGCCCCCGCGGACCTGAGAAAGGCCGGCCCGGCCTACGACTTGCCCATCGCGGTGGGCGTGCTGGCTGCATCTCAGCAAGTGTGGCCTGACCTCCAGGGAGCGGTCTTTGTCGGTGAGCTTTCGTTGGACGGCAGTGTCAGGCACACCACGGGTGTGCTGCCGATGATCAGTGTAGCCCGCGAGCAGGGGTATGCGCGGGCCTTTGTGCCGGCCGAGGACGCCCCCGAAGCCAGTCTGGTGGCCGGCATCGAGATCATTCCGGTGCGGAACCTGCACGAACTCGTGGGTCACTTGCAGGGTCTGAGCCTCATCCCTCCCTATCAATCGCGGTTCGACGCTCAGGTTCTTGGGCAGGTGTCCTACGCCACCGACTTTGGCGATATCAAGGGCCAGGAGCACGTGAAACGCGCGCTGGAGGTGGCAGCAGCCGGCGGGCACTGTGTGCTGATGAGCGGCCCGCCAGGAGCTGGCAAGACACTGCTGGCCAGAGCGATCCCGTCGATCCTGCCGCGGCTGACCATCGATGAGGCCCTCGAGATCACCAAGATCTACTCGGTGAGCGGCATGCTGCCGTCGGACCGGCCGCTGGTCACGGAGCGACCCTTCCGTTCTCCTCATCACACCACGAGCCACGTGGGCCTGGTGGGCGGAGGCGTCTGGCCACATCCCGGGGAGATATCGCTGGCCCATCGCGGAGTGCTGTTCCTGGACGAAATGCCCGAGTTCGGCCTGCACGTACTCGAGGTGCTGCGTCAACCGCTGGAGGACAAGGTGGTGACGATCAGCCGGGCCTCCGGCACGCTGACCTTTCCGGCCAACTTTATGCTGGTCGGCGCAATGAATCCCTGTCCGTGCGGCTACTACGGCGACCCGGTGAAGCAGTGCACCTGCTCGGCGACGATGATCAGCCGTTACGCCAAGCGCCTCTCCGGCCCGTTGCTGGACCGCATCGACATCCACGTCGAGGTGCCGCGGGTGGACTATGACAAGCTGACTGATGAACGGCTGGGCGAGCCGAGCGCGGCGATCCGGGAGCGCATTGAGAAAGCACGGCAGGTACAGCGGGAGCGTTTTGCGGGGCTGAGAGATGAGACCAGGAGGGCTCTGGTGCTAGTCAATGCCGATATGGGCCCGGCAGAAGTGCGAGAGGTGTGCCGGCTGGATGAGGCAGGAAAGAACCTGGTGCGGGCGGCGATGTCGCAGCTCGGCATGAGCGCACGGGCGTTTCACCGCATCCTCAAACTGTCGCGGACCATCGCTGATCTCGACGGCGCGACCGATATCCGCTCGCAGCATCTAGCCGAAGCGATTCAGTACCGGCCCCGGCGCCAGGCGTAG
- the yidA_1 gene encoding Sugar phosphatase YidA, whose product MVQPLRSINPRPKLVVCDFDGTLLNGPGPVSPAVRQAMQDVVDAGHWITVCTGRGYQLLQPFLGQFVVNAPLICCNGALILEPDSLRPIFAAPTPLDVAHDAVRLAVTRGWRVLAYLADMQTLLYYGYSPFDPPQTARSGYQLVRDAEVVDEGLDPLTVITGPLQKLMVLAPRSGATPEFVSAIQGVVGDRARVVLSSPRAAELLVPGASKAEGLKRVARCVRVRRRDTIAIGDGDNDIDMLRWAGVGIAMGNAMPAAKAIARWVAPPVDQDGVAAVLGRFLRGEIASAT is encoded by the coding sequence ATGGTTCAACCACTGCGAAGCATCAACCCACGGCCGAAACTGGTGGTGTGCGATTTCGATGGCACTCTGCTCAATGGCCCTGGCCCGGTGTCGCCCGCGGTCCGTCAGGCTATGCAGGACGTGGTCGATGCCGGCCACTGGATTACGGTGTGTACGGGGCGCGGCTACCAGTTGCTCCAGCCATTCCTTGGCCAGTTTGTAGTGAATGCTCCCCTGATCTGCTGCAACGGCGCTTTGATCCTGGAGCCAGACTCGTTACGACCTATCTTTGCTGCGCCCACGCCGCTGGACGTGGCTCATGACGCTGTGCGCCTGGCCGTGACGAGGGGCTGGCGCGTGCTGGCCTACCTGGCTGATATGCAGACACTCCTGTACTATGGCTATTCCCCCTTTGATCCACCGCAGACCGCGAGGTCAGGCTATCAACTGGTGCGCGACGCAGAGGTGGTTGACGAAGGCCTGGACCCGCTGACGGTCATCACCGGGCCGCTGCAAAAGCTGATGGTGCTGGCCCCGCGGTCCGGGGCCACGCCAGAGTTCGTCTCGGCCATCCAGGGCGTGGTCGGAGATAGAGCCAGGGTGGTGTTGTCCAGTCCACGCGCCGCAGAGCTCCTCGTCCCCGGCGCATCCAAGGCGGAGGGCTTGAAGCGAGTTGCCAGGTGCGTCCGGGTCCGGCGCCGCGACACCATCGCCATTGGCGATGGAGACAATGACATAGACATGCTGCGCTGGGCCGGTGTGGGCATCGCCATGGGCAACGCCATGCCGGCGGCCAAAGCTATCGCCAGATGGGTCGCACCGCCGGTGGATCAGGACGGTGTCGCCGCCGTTCTGGGGCGCTTCTTGCGGGGAGAAATCGCCTCCGCAACTTGA
- the yjjK gene encoding putative ABC transporter ATP-binding protein YjjK translates to MSIATGDSLAKQYGPQDVFANVSFQLAHGDHVALVGANGTGKTTLLRILAGLETPSAGRVSIARSVRIGYLSQKPDWSTPSASGDANQRTVLEEMNTVFADLHATEARLRQMEQEMAGLHHSPQLLERYGELMHQFELAGGYTYEQVIRQVLLGLGLTDVDMLKPLLQLSGGQRTRAQLAQLLLTKPDLLLLDEPINHLDLAATQWLEEYLKAWRGSFVVVAHDRYFLDQVANRVWEMNAGTLEQYSGNYSNYLLLSAERRARQLSEYEAQQEQIARTEEFIRRYKAGQRSKEARGRETRLARLERLERPQEQQVMKLALASKVRGGNNVLVLHKMTVGYDRPLLRFPDLVLRRRERAALLGPNGCGKTTFLKTVLGQVPPLQGESRLGPSVHVAYLSQGHESLDLNSTILDEILKAKNMPVEQARGFLGRYLFSGDDVFKPVGVLSGGERGRVALAILALQGANLLLLDEPTNQLDIQSQEMLEQVLQAYDGTILFVSHDRFFIDALATQVWAVDKGQVRAFEGNYSLYLQAIRQQQEVARSTTPARQRDEARRQAEAEQQRALREQRRKEQRRAELETLIHQLESRVAAISSGLEEASKAQRITDLYDLGREYADVQEELQQRLEEWASIDGA, encoded by the coding sequence ATGTCAATCGCCACGGGAGACAGTCTAGCAAAGCAATACGGACCGCAGGACGTCTTTGCCAACGTCTCTTTCCAATTGGCCCACGGTGACCACGTCGCCCTCGTCGGCGCTAATGGCACTGGCAAGACGACCCTGTTGCGCATCCTGGCCGGCCTGGAAACGCCTTCGGCAGGACGGGTCAGCATCGCACGCTCGGTGCGCATCGGCTATCTCAGCCAAAAGCCCGACTGGTCGACCCCCTCAGCCTCCGGGGACGCGAACCAGCGCACGGTGCTGGAGGAGATGAATACCGTCTTTGCCGACTTGCACGCCACTGAGGCGCGCTTGCGACAAATGGAACAGGAGATGGCCGGCCTCCATCACAGCCCGCAGCTTCTCGAGCGCTATGGTGAGCTCATGCACCAGTTTGAGCTGGCCGGTGGGTACACCTATGAGCAGGTTATCCGTCAGGTTCTGCTTGGCCTGGGCCTTACCGATGTGGATATGCTCAAGCCCCTCCTGCAGCTCAGCGGCGGGCAACGCACCCGCGCCCAACTGGCGCAGCTCCTCCTGACCAAACCGGATCTACTCCTCCTCGACGAGCCCATCAATCACCTGGACTTGGCGGCCACGCAGTGGCTGGAGGAGTATCTCAAGGCCTGGCGCGGCAGTTTTGTGGTGGTAGCTCACGACCGCTACTTCCTGGACCAGGTCGCCAACCGGGTCTGGGAGATGAACGCTGGCACGCTCGAGCAATACAGCGGCAACTACAGCAACTATCTACTGCTCAGCGCAGAGCGCCGCGCGCGCCAGTTGAGCGAGTATGAGGCCCAGCAGGAGCAGATCGCGCGCACGGAAGAGTTCATCCGCCGCTACAAAGCCGGCCAGCGCAGCAAAGAGGCACGCGGCAGAGAGACGCGCCTGGCGAGACTGGAGCGCCTCGAGCGGCCTCAGGAACAGCAGGTGATGAAGCTCGCCTTAGCCAGCAAGGTCCGTGGCGGCAACAACGTGCTAGTGCTCCACAAGATGACTGTGGGCTACGACCGGCCCCTGTTGCGCTTTCCCGACCTCGTTCTGCGGCGACGAGAAAGGGCGGCGCTGCTGGGGCCCAATGGCTGCGGCAAGACTACCTTTCTCAAGACCGTTCTGGGCCAGGTGCCGCCGCTCCAGGGCGAGTCCAGACTCGGTCCGAGCGTCCACGTCGCCTATCTGTCGCAGGGACACGAGAGCCTCGACCTCAATTCGACTATCCTGGACGAAATCCTCAAGGCCAAGAACATGCCCGTGGAGCAGGCTCGTGGATTTCTGGGTCGCTATCTCTTCTCCGGCGATGACGTATTCAAGCCGGTCGGCGTGCTCAGCGGCGGCGAGAGAGGACGCGTGGCCCTCGCCATCCTCGCTCTGCAGGGAGCCAACTTGCTTCTGCTCGACGAGCCGACCAACCAGCTCGATATCCAGTCTCAGGAAATGCTGGAACAGGTATTGCAGGCCTACGACGGGACGATTCTCTTTGTTTCCCATGACCGCTTTTTCATCGATGCCCTGGCGACACAGGTCTGGGCCGTTGATAAGGGTCAGGTTCGGGCCTTTGAGGGCAACTACTCCCTGTATCTCCAGGCCATCCGCCAGCAGCAGGAGGTGGCCCGCAGCACAACGCCCGCCCGGCAACGTGATGAAGCCAGACGGCAGGCCGAAGCCGAGCAGCAGCGCGCTCTGAGGGAGCAGCGCCGCAAGGAGCAGCGGCGCGCCGAACTGGAGACGCTCATTCACCAGCTCGAATCACGCGTGGCGGCCATTAGCAGCGGACTGGAAGAAGCCAGCAAAGCGCAGCGCATCACCGACCTGTACGACCTCGGGCGCGAGTACGCCGACGTACAGGAAGAACTGCAGCAACGCCTCGAGGAGTGGGCCTCCATCGATGGTGCATGA